gacattttactgcaaatgttttacaaattgcacctttaagtgtattttttatttttaaatgtgccaTAAACCTTATGGAAGGCAAATCCTAACCAACCACTCTGAAATAAATTACAGCAGAAAAAAAGTGTATGAAAACTGGAAAAAATAAAGTAGATCAGTGTTAAATTACATTCACAAATCACAAAGACAGAAAATGGTGAATGATTTGACAATCTGTGGGTTGGGTCTGATGAATGAGGCTGATAAAGTGTTATTATGTGTAATTATAGTCTGATTAGTCGCCATTAGCTGAATGTGGCTGTACAGTAGAGTCCGCGATTACTATCATCAGGGATGCATGCAAGAGAAAATTACATGCTGGAAACAGACGATTgtgctttgcattttttttatcatttacataaaAGATGGCTACTTACCCCTTACTCACTTACAGAAAATGATttgctatatatatatcggtGAACATGCGTCACAGTCCGAGTTTTTAGCCTTTACAGCTCTAATATCCTTCACAAGAATCCTTTTAGAAAGCAGTAATACGATCTCTGATCAATACAGTCTGATCTGAGTGACACACAtcagcactgattgttatgaaTCTGTCACAATCTAATTAAGATTCAACCACCTCGCAAACCTGCAActcatatacactcacctaaaggattattaggaacaccatactaatactgtgtttgaccccctttcgccttcagaactgccttaattctacgtggcattgatttaacaaggtgctgaaagcattctttggaaatgttggcccatattgataggatagcatcttgcagttgatggagatttgtgggatgcacatccagggcacgaggCTCCCGtcccaccacatcccaaagatgctctattgggttgagatctggtgactgtgggggccattttagtacagtaaactcattgtcatgttcaagaaaccaatttgaaatgattcgagctttgtgacatggtgcagtATCCtgctagcctggtccaaccagactcgtacattcatttcatttgtacagagagtctggccaaaTTCTcactcaacagaaatcgagactcatcagaccaggcaacatttttccagtcttcaactgtccaattttgttgAACTTGtacaaattgtagcctctttttcctatttgtagggcagatgagtggtacccggtggggtctgtagcccatccgcctcaaggttgtgcgtgttgtggcttcacaaatgctttgctgcatacctcggttgtaacgagtggttatttcggtcaaagttgctcttctatcagcttgaatcagtcggcccattctcctctgatctatagcaacaaggcattttcgcccacaggactgccgcatactggatgcttttcccttttcacaccattctttgtaaaccctagaaatggttgtgtgcgaaaatcccagtaactgagcagattgtgaaatactcagaccggcccgtctggcaccaacaaccacgctacactcaaaattgcttaaatcacctttctttcccattctgacattcagtttggagttcaagagattgtcttgaccaggaccacacccctaaatgcattgaagcaactgccatgtgattggttgattagataattgcaataatgagaaattgaacaggtgttcctaataatcctttaggtgagtgtatatagcAGTGCAAAAATTTACATTTCACTGAGTATAATAGCGTCTTTAAAACTCATGAAAGGTGAAATGACTGTGTTTGGCACAATCAATCATAGTGCTGGTATGCATCGATGTGTGTGAACGCTCAGATGTGGAAGTGTTTGTAGTTCATAGATGTATCGGTTCCTCATGGGACCCACAGTAGCGTTCTGCTTTTCAAAGGGCGTCTGTGGGGTGTTGTTGTCGTAGTAACCAGTAGCCTTCACCTGAGGGCTGCCGTGCACAAGCTCCCTCATGAACTAAACACAGGTAGAAACGCTTGAACCCGGACCGACACATTCATGACACACACTCAGCATGGACACAATGAAGAGCTCTTCACAGCCCTCTTACAGCCGATGGTCATACAGGTACACACACATCACACACGCTTGCGACACAGAGGCGTACCAAGTCGAAAGTCCTACAGACTGTGTGTttagtgtctgtgtgtgttatAGGAATTCACAGGAGGACgtatgttgtgtgtttgttagGTTTGTTTGCAGTAACTTATAAAGTTGACTTGgcttttgtttatatattttttaccagCGTCTAACTGCACCTCGGCTGCTGATACATAGCAGTTGTGTACatacaatttataaaaacatcaatgtttattttctgtttattaacTAGCACATTCACATCCTTGTGACTTTATTTATCATTACTCtatttaaattcaatttaaagtatttatataacacttttcacaagtgtttattgtttcaaagcagctttacatgaaataCAAACAAAGTAAATGCAGAATAGCAAAGAACAACAAAAGCATTCAAGATTGCACCTTGCcattttatacattattatacagTCTAATCGTTTTAGTCTGTTATTAATACATTACACCATTAATATTATTTACTTAATATATATTTGCCTGTAAATATGTGgaaaaatactttgttttgtAATGCACAATGACAATGAAGTGTTTCTAAGTCTAAGTTTGTTTTCCTTAACACTTGTTTGAGTGTTCAGTTTCCTGAATGTCCATAAATGACATTATTGTTTGCACATGAGTAAATGACTGGACGGATGATGATGTTTGTGTTGTGTATCTCTAATGAGAACTACAGACCCACAGAGAACTGAAGTTTCCACCAAACATGAAAGTCATCATCACACTCTCTGGTGGATTATTAGTGCACTCATTTATACTTCTTTCTTTCACTTCACCCTCTGAGCATTTGTTAGTagcatatatatgtgtgtgtgtgtgtgtgtgtgtgtgtgtgtgtgtgtgtgttgagggCGATTACCTCATGCGAAGGTAACCATGGCTACACAGGTGTCACATCTGACAGCTTGTGTGTCATCTGATCTTACCTCAGTGAGCATGAAACATTCATACAGGTGCGAAGACTTAAggcacacgcgcacacacacacacacacacacacacagtcacacTAGCAGCTGGTGTGAGGTGAGCAGCACACTCATCCTCATCTTCATCCCTGCTGTTCTTTTCACTGACTCATTTTCTCTCCTCTTTGTGTTTTTcttctctctgtctgttttGTATCGCCATGGAAACGAAGACCCTCAAGTTCATCCAGCTTCGCATCCACAGCCATGACCAGGTacgacacacacacaacacattcACACTGCCTGTGACGCACCACCGTGATACCAGGATGTTGTGGCTTATTGCCTGGCGTCATGGTTGCTAGGTGATTGCTAGGGTCTTGGTATTAATCGGTCAAAATAGCCAGGTTGAAAAAGAAGTAAAACCGTTCTCCTTAAGAAGGTATCAATTGTCATAGATGAAGCTTGAATTACACACCTCGTGTACTGTAATGCACTAATCTACATTTACTGTACCGCTTTCAGATCCTCTCTTGCACGGAGACTGCATTACTGCGGTTAGAGTACACAGGGTTGAAATATTTCTCACAATAATCACCGTGTTTGTGTGGGCTGTACAGTTTTATGCATGTGTATGGGggtgttttgtgtatttttagaTGTAGATGGTGTAGGCGAGGATGTTGGAGACATCGTTTTTACGATAGTATCTTGGTTTGGGTGACTCTTGTTGCCTAGCAACACAACGAGATGACTGACCAACTACTAGCGCTTGTTCAGTCACTGTCACTGTCACACATCAGATTTAGTGAATCACTTCAGGAGTCATGTGGGTTGACTGTGCTTTTATATTGTCTAGTTTTACACACAGTTATGTCTCTAAAAAAGGCAAAGAGTGAAAACTGAATGTAATGCAGGGATTTGCTTCACAAatcaaaatcagtgcgtttttTGTTTGGATTATGAAGTGACACCGTataaaaattcaaataaacaaaaaatcctACGATTTGAACTTTTTATTACAGAAATAGTGCAAATAAGGCATCTACACAAGGATATaagtgtttatgtgtgtttgtaacgtgtgtatttttgtgtgtttcagCACATTAGAGGACGACAGTCTGAGCCTCAGACAGCAGAAGCTGGAGAAACAGGTGAGACAAAAACTAAATCCACTCATCATGTGTGAGAAACAGATCATTTTTATgctattttagaaaaaaaaacataattctgTATGGGGATTACCAGGTACATCATCTGGCTGATTTATGAGACTTTTTGTATTGTAATAACCAAATAACCTTTTAAGTTACTGTGTTAGTAAGGACATTCGGCCCTCACAAATGTTACCAAACCtgtacaaacacatacacacacagtaaGAGATGTTACAGTGGTGTTTTTAATGTGTCAgctctttttttaatgtaaaatgaTTCATGTTACGACAGCtgatattatttcctgtgtgaAACAGTGTGAGGGCGTCTATGACCGAAAGTCTCTGTGTCTTCAGCCCTGATTTCTCTTCCTCTCTGCCACTGTCATCCCATCCCTATACACACGCACAAACAGTTGTGGGAACAGATCAGTGTTTATCATCATGAATGACTTGAGCTCATGTGTGTTTGCTGACGCTCTCATTGGCTGTGTGATTGTTCACTTCCTGTGCTTTACATCACTGTCGATTTTCAGTTGGAGTAGATCATTCTTTTGTAATTTGATCATAACTCATCGCTCTTAAGAGGTGTGTTTATCAGTCCTGTGGcttgttttaaaacaaaattacttGATTCATCAGTACGTATAAGGTATGaggaatttacatttaaaattgaattTTGAATACTGTAAACTGTGCGTGAATGtattgatgtgtttgtgttgtgtagCCTAATTGCTTATATGAAATCTTAACTTACATCACTTATTTTTCAGCATCataatgttattattatcaacattattaaaaaaataaaaaaaacaaaaatattacagtTACAAGTGCTTAATGTATATATTGTGTGTATACAGTGTACTGTGTATACAGtgaaatattattatattgttaAAGATTGGCATGGAAgccagtaaaaatatcttatataattaatataattaaaactAGTGATATACCGATACGTTATAGTGACCTCTATATTGGCCGACAgcgttgggggtaacgcattacaagtaacgtgcattacgttataatattacttttctgaagtaacgagtaacacattactttttaaatgtacacattaatatttgagttactttttttaaaaagtaatgcaagttacttttttagtttcatTAATTCTACTACTAATTATAATTAAATTCGTTAAACTAAACTAGTCACATTATgtactctatgcgtacacgcctaCGTGGGAAccgtttgagtcagaaactgagatagggggccagagctcgacatttttgtgtagaaatatgcaatttctgaatgcagaacttttcagtcataaaaacgaCCTGCAAGGCTTGAaaaagatcaagcctcagccaagaaaaagtaacgcaaaagttactaaaaagtaacgtaagcattactttccatgaaaagtaactaagtaacgcaattcgTTTTTTGGGAGAAATattgtaatattgtaatgcattacttttaaaagtaactttccccaacactgttggccgatatttgtaaaatgtattatcGGCATCGGTGTTCCTTAAAAGTGTTGTTTGCAATGAAAAGAAACTCTGATGTAAAGCCAAAGACTGGCTGACTGTAAAATGATCAAACATGAATTATTAACGTTTTAATGTGAAGCTGCATATGTGACACTAAACAACACTCTGGTGTACAGTTAAATCTGTCATCCACAGTACATATTTCTTGTAGACATTTTTCAAGTACTTAaaaattgtatgtttatataatgCATATCAAATGTTTACTTAGTTTCAACAATTGTTTCTCATTTTGCTTGTTTCTCATTTACTTGGGTTATATCGGTTTCATATGGGCCAATCGGCCACATTGCTTTCTCAATATCGGTTTTGGAATCTGCAATAAAAAAAACCATAGCGGTCAActgactaaataaaaaaatatgtaaaataagatttaaaCTACAGGCCGTCAGAAACACAGTGAAGGACAGTAGCTCTATGTTCAGTTTCCATAGAAACATGAGCATCTTTATGTCCTACTGTATTACCCAGACTCCCTGTGAGCCTGACTCATGATGATCTGATTAGATATTCTTACAGAACCATTACACTGCCTCTGGACACATTAACCCGCAGCTAAACACAGGCGACATCTCGATTTTAGGGTTTTCACCTTTTGTGCTGAACTGTGCTCAGGATAAGAAAACAATTGTTATTGCAACAGTAATGAATGAGTGTGGtaatgtcattgttttgtccACAGAGGGCGCTGTTGGAGCAGAAACAGAGGAGGAAACGTCAAGAACCACTAATGGTGCAGCCGAATCCAGAGGGTCGTCCACGGCGCTCGCGACCCCGCCGCAGTGAGGAGCAGGCGCCCCTCGTAGAGCCCCACGTCAATACGGCCAGTGACATCATCTTAGACGGTGAGCTTTTCACATGCTCATCATAAATGTGTGATATTTCATTTATCTTCAATCCGATCTCTCCCAAAGCTCTCGCACACTTTTACTTGTTACTGATATCTTTTGTTGGCCCTTCTTTCTCTTTTTCAGCAATTTTCTCTGTGTTATATAGAAATGTCAATGCATTTTATGGTATTTTTCATGCATTATATTTCTCCTAATTCTGCAATGCGTTTAGATgtaaatgctattaaatataatttgtgctgtatttatttattttattttatgtcgaTTGATTAAACAAAACCTCATAAATcggtttatactgtttttagtagctgttttttttttactgtgttttatgGATTAATTTAATGTGAATGTGTTGGTCGAACAGGTATTGATGGGCCTGCGTCATTGCTGAGTTCAGAGGGTCCAGATCTGGGCAGTAAAATCCAGGTTCTGTCAGTCGGTCCACCACCGCAGCTGTCGCTCCCAACCACAGAAGAGCCCGAGACAGACGCCGATACTGAAACTCTGCTCGAACCCAAAACAGACATACACACACTGCTGCAGAGACGCGGTGAGACACACACAACAAATTGGACATGGACATAATATACAGCAGAAGACTGTGCCATTATTTAGACTGTGGCTTTAACTCTGCTGTACtgaaatctcattggttctcaTCACTTAAAATGGGGTTAAAACTTGTGTTAAACCGATGAACAGGTGTTGTGTGTCATAGGGTTACTATAGTGTATTATAGTATAAGTGTTTAGCTTTTATACGTTTTATACATTTAGCTTTTTTACATAGGAGTTCAAACGTTATTTCTTAGTTCTACTACAAGGGCATTTTCTCTggtaaatatttacaaaaaggTCAAAGCTAGCAGACACAGTCATTCTCTAGTGTGGTGGTTAGTTgacactgtgtgtgtgtctcaggAGATTGATTGTAAATGACAGAGCTTCATCTTCTGCTCCTCAAACCTTCTGTTTCTCTCAGGACTCTCTGCCAGCATGAACTATGATGAGGCGAGCGAggatgatgaagatgaagagAGAAGCCGCTCTCTCTCACCGCATACTGAAAGCACAAGGCCCGCGTCTGCGTCCAGCACTCAATCCACCACGGTAAGGGGCTGCGTAAGGCTAAATCttaactttcatttaaaaataattgcaCATAAAACCGAATTATCAAGAGACAGAAATGAAAATCCACATCACGCTCATTCACTTGGCTCGTATTGTTGCTGTAACGTCTCAGTGTTTTTTCAGGAGTGCGTTCCTCTAAATTCCCCGTCCGCTGAGGGCACCTCCATTGAGGTGGATAATCTGGAGGAGTTTGTGCTCCGTCCGGCACCACGAGGAGTCACGGTGAAGTGTCGCATCTCGCGGGATAAGAAGGGCATGGACCGCGGCCTCTACCCTACGTACTTCATGCACCTCGAGAGGGAAGACGGCAAGAAGGTGATGATCTGTTAAAGTCTCGTGCTTCTGCTCGCTTTAGGCTTCTTTTGCTCACACTCCCTTTCTCTTCAGGTGTTTTTATTGGCTGGACGGAAGAGGAAAAAGAGCAAAACATCAAACTATCTGATCTCAGTAGATGCCACAGATCTGTCTCGTGAGGGCGAGAGCTTTATAGGAAAACTGAGGTGAGGCCAAAAGTAAACTTCTTTCAAGTGTTAAGATCCATCTCAACTGATCCGATCAGTTTTTAGTAACGcaaattcacatttttaaaattattaaaataattaaattaattttaaatttgcACAGGCAcacttttttaacaaaacatCTGTTTGTAAGGTGTTTGTCATAGATATATACaatagatgtcgccttggggctctgagcatgtgtcaaaaccgccgccatcttggaacaggggtcttgtcataggaagtagctaggtaaagctgctatctctgactgtacttcgaattcatggacgatgtcggacttttgtgctgcatattgatgttagggctactagtactatgcattatagttagaaaagtaaattttttataaaatcaaaacttttattttttcctggactcaatgctaaatacatgtctgactgttgaaacgaaccaaaagaaaaactagaaaatcgcattcatgacgatttatggtgattttatttctgttacaccattgcctacaatgacacTGATGAggggttcccctgtttcaagatggcggctctatttgaagcattcggtccaatgaactgctgTAGCCAAGGCGagatctagtgtacatatctatgggtgTTTGTAACAGAAGCCTTCAGGGTTTCTGGCAGAatatttgttagttaaggtggtagggttgggcgggtgTGCGTGGCactcaaaggggcggggcgtacacgtaacaaagaaaatatttttatttaaaacactcaaataaaacttaattttgaagaaactatgacagaaaatgaacacatactagattaataatgaattaaatgtatttaacagatacctctaatgaAAATAGCtccgtgatgaagtgaaactaaagggttaataaacacaaactgaagcagatgttgtagaacgtctggcgaacgatgatagatcgcgaagattgtaaaaactgattatttcccactattaatgacattatcttaaaggagtgtaactactgtagcatgtaaataatgcacataaataacgtgagcaagagcgctcaacaattatatcgacCTATTgttagctagcaggttgctcaaacaaaaatcaccagctaacttactttaaattcgcaagaactatagactaatacaataacaggcttaaattaaagctgcaagcagcatttgccgggtttcgagcattaaagcacgtcaaagacCTCACACGTCGTcaaccaggctgatccagcatccacaaaaacgaaagagatggtcagaaacggttcatacagactatgtatgcttaaacacacgtgcacctatagaaCTATTTTGGTTTTTcacaattttcggccatttctgatggagattttaatataacgccaatagagttttttgttcagaagccATTGCAttgttcttcctatggtgttttcgaatCGATAGGAGTTACGGTTACGAAGCTATTagtgattgtttttaatgtggTAAAACGTAATTCGAAACcaggcatgtttggtatcataGGATTCGAAAACAATTCAGGATCATATAAAAGCAATTCCCATGGAAATTCGTTGATCACAGATAAAGTTATAGGCTTATAAAGTGTAACCGTTGGATAATCACAGTATGTAATGCCATCTTTCCCGTTATAGCCCCACCTATTGTCCGATCggcaagctttttatatcacgaccTCAGACCGATGGCCTTCATATACTattcaagccccgtgatgatatctcaaacccctctcgagttatggccatTTAAATGTTCTAAGCTCCGCTCATTTatgtttttggccactcctttcGTGTATGAATAcaaatttcaaatttttttgataattatttatattcacactccacagaatcaatcagcttTGGTTAtgttccgatcgggcgaaaaacctaggactagttcgcaaaagtaggttttgaaggttatcaccaataactcacaaacagtttgattgacagcaacgcttcaagaggaaagttgttcaccatgggcagatctatcatatgatgtcatgtttgtgtgtgtatgtcaaacgtcacgtgatacaggcactgaaatatgttattacgccccctagtggccaaatgacaccgtaattcttacagaccttcaggagcagtacacgaagaagcacagtgcgtttcgttccgatcgactttggttaaccctgtcaaatcagtcctcaaccttcattggccaatgacggccatgtttttggagatacgccaatgtccttccacaccctcatggtacattgcaaaaagacacaccataccaaatattgAGAGTATCGGGCAAatggttgtgtagtaatagccattcccgagctcaagcctgttatagcaccacctagtggccaaaatacgcatcttttttactgtgtccccggagtgagctggtacatatgtgtacaaaacctcgttaagatatctcaaacggttcacgagttatatccattttagtgacgataggctacttcctgtatggagctttggcgccccttagtgaccctaaagcgaaatttcaaaatctgttcgataattatttacctactcactccacagatttctcctgcattggaacgattccgatcgggcaaaaaacctaggagtagttcgcaaaagtaggatttgaaggttatcaccaataactcacgaaccgtttgattgacagcaacgcttcaagaggcaaagttgttcaccatgggcagatctatcatatgatgtcatgtttgtgtgtgtatgtcaaacgtcacgtgatacaggcaccgaaatatggtattacgccccctagtggccaaatgacaccgtaaatcttacagaccttcatgagcagtacacgaagaagcacagtgcgtttcgttccgatcgaccttcattaaccctgtcaaatcagtcctcaactttcattggccgatgacggccatgtttttggagatacgccaatgtccttccagaccctcatggtacattgcacaaagacacaccatagcaaatattaagtgtatcgggctaacggttgtgtagtaatagccattcccgagctaaagcctgttatagcgccacctagtggccaaaatctgcatcttttttactgtcacac
The sequence above is a segment of the Misgurnus anguillicaudatus chromosome 1, ASM2758022v2, whole genome shotgun sequence genome. Coding sequences within it:
- the tulp3 gene encoding tubby-related protein 3 isoform X2, whose translation is MDTMKSSSQPSYSRWSYRPSSSSSFASTAMTSTLEDDSLSLRQQKLEKQRALLEQKQRRKRQEPLMVQPNPEGRPRRSRPRRSEEQAPLVEPHVNTASDIILDGIDGPASLLSSEGPDLGSKIQVLSVGPPPQLSLPTTEEPETDADTETLLEPKTDIHTLLQRRGLSASMNYDEASEDDEDEERSRSLSPHTESTRPASASSTQSTTECVPLNSPSAEGTSIEVDNLEEFVLRPAPRGVTVKCRISRDKKGMDRGLYPTYFMHLEREDGKKVFLLAGRKRKKSKTSNYLISVDATDLSREGESFIGKLRSNLMGTKFTVYDNGTNPTKNPGALLEENNTRQELAAICYETNVLGFKGPRKMTVIIPGMNMNFERVPVRPACDQESLLNKWQNHSLENLIELHNKAPVWNDDTQSYVLNFHGRVTQASVKNFQIVHDNDPDYIVMQFGRVAEDIFTLDFNYPMCALQAFAIGLSSFDSKLACE
- the tulp3 gene encoding tubby-related protein 3 isoform X1 produces the protein MATQVSHLTACVSSDLTSVSMKHSYRPSSSSSFASTAMTSTLEDDSLSLRQQKLEKQRALLEQKQRRKRQEPLMVQPNPEGRPRRSRPRRSEEQAPLVEPHVNTASDIILDGIDGPASLLSSEGPDLGSKIQVLSVGPPPQLSLPTTEEPETDADTETLLEPKTDIHTLLQRRGLSASMNYDEASEDDEDEERSRSLSPHTESTRPASASSTQSTTECVPLNSPSAEGTSIEVDNLEEFVLRPAPRGVTVKCRISRDKKGMDRGLYPTYFMHLEREDGKKVFLLAGRKRKKSKTSNYLISVDATDLSREGESFIGKLRSNLMGTKFTVYDNGTNPTKNPGALLEENNTRQELAAICYETNVLGFKGPRKMTVIIPGMNMNFERVPVRPACDQESLLNKWQNHSLENLIELHNKAPVWNDDTQSYVLNFHGRVTQASVKNFQIVHDNDPDYIVMQFGRVAEDIFTLDFNYPMCALQAFAIGLSSFDSKLACE
- the tulp3 gene encoding tubby-related protein 3 isoform X3; this translates as MSYYSRPSSSSSFASTAMTSTLEDDSLSLRQQKLEKQRALLEQKQRRKRQEPLMVQPNPEGRPRRSRPRRSEEQAPLVEPHVNTASDIILDGIDGPASLLSSEGPDLGSKIQVLSVGPPPQLSLPTTEEPETDADTETLLEPKTDIHTLLQRRGLSASMNYDEASEDDEDEERSRSLSPHTESTRPASASSTQSTTECVPLNSPSAEGTSIEVDNLEEFVLRPAPRGVTVKCRISRDKKGMDRGLYPTYFMHLEREDGKKVFLLAGRKRKKSKTSNYLISVDATDLSREGESFIGKLRSNLMGTKFTVYDNGTNPTKNPGALLEENNTRQELAAICYETNVLGFKGPRKMTVIIPGMNMNFERVPVRPACDQESLLNKWQNHSLENLIELHNKAPVWNDDTQSYVLNFHGRVTQASVKNFQIVHDNDPDYIVMQFGRVAEDIFTLDFNYPMCALQAFAIGLSSFDSKLACE
- the tulp3 gene encoding tubby-related protein 3 isoform X4, yielding MTSTLEDDSLSLRQQKLEKQRALLEQKQRRKRQEPLMVQPNPEGRPRRSRPRRSEEQAPLVEPHVNTASDIILDGIDGPASLLSSEGPDLGSKIQVLSVGPPPQLSLPTTEEPETDADTETLLEPKTDIHTLLQRRGLSASMNYDEASEDDEDEERSRSLSPHTESTRPASASSTQSTTECVPLNSPSAEGTSIEVDNLEEFVLRPAPRGVTVKCRISRDKKGMDRGLYPTYFMHLEREDGKKVFLLAGRKRKKSKTSNYLISVDATDLSREGESFIGKLRSNLMGTKFTVYDNGTNPTKNPGALLEENNTRQELAAICYETNVLGFKGPRKMTVIIPGMNMNFERVPVRPACDQESLLNKWQNHSLENLIELHNKAPVWNDDTQSYVLNFHGRVTQASVKNFQIVHDNDPDYIVMQFGRVAEDIFTLDFNYPMCALQAFAIGLSSFDSKLACE
- the tulp3 gene encoding tubby-related protein 3 isoform X5, which gives rise to MVQPNPEGRPRRSRPRRSEEQAPLVEPHVNTASDIILDGIDGPASLLSSEGPDLGSKIQVLSVGPPPQLSLPTTEEPETDADTETLLEPKTDIHTLLQRRGLSASMNYDEASEDDEDEERSRSLSPHTESTRPASASSTQSTTECVPLNSPSAEGTSIEVDNLEEFVLRPAPRGVTVKCRISRDKKGMDRGLYPTYFMHLEREDGKKVFLLAGRKRKKSKTSNYLISVDATDLSREGESFIGKLRSNLMGTKFTVYDNGTNPTKNPGALLEENNTRQELAAICYETNVLGFKGPRKMTVIIPGMNMNFERVPVRPACDQESLLNKWQNHSLENLIELHNKAPVWNDDTQSYVLNFHGRVTQASVKNFQIVHDNDPDYIVMQFGRVAEDIFTLDFNYPMCALQAFAIGLSSFDSKLACE